In Nocardia asteroides, the following proteins share a genomic window:
- the glnA gene encoding type I glutamate--ammonia ligase produces MTFSTAEEVIQYIKEEDIEYVDIRFSDLPGVQQHFSIPAKAFTADLAEEGLAFDGSSVRGFQSIDESDMLLLPDFSTARIDPFRAAKTLNLNFFVHDPFTREAYSRDPRNIARKAEEYLRSTGIADTAYFGAEAEFYIFDGIRYGSGMNGSFYEIESVSGSWNTGNEFNPDGSRNLGYKVRNKGGYFPVAPYDHYVDLRDKISTNLQNAGFELERGHHEVGTAGQAEINYKFGTLLSAADDLQLFKYIVKNTAWQEGKSVTFMPKPLFGDNGSGMHVHQSLWKDGKPLFHDEAGYGGLSDLARHYIGGILHHAPSLLAFTNPTVNSYHRLVPGYEAPINLVYSQRNRSAAVRIPVTGNNPKAKRIEFRAPDSSGNPYLAFAAMMMAGLDGIKNKIEPLAPVDKDLYELPPEEAKNIPQAPTSLATVIDRLEADHDYLTEGNVFTEDLIETWIQIKRDSEIAPVNLRPHPYEFELYYDV; encoded by the coding sequence GTGACGTTCAGCACGGCCGAAGAGGTCATCCAGTACATCAAGGAAGAGGACATCGAATACGTCGATATCCGCTTCTCCGACCTGCCCGGCGTCCAGCAGCACTTCTCGATTCCGGCCAAGGCGTTCACCGCCGACCTGGCCGAAGAGGGTCTGGCGTTCGACGGCTCCTCGGTGCGTGGCTTCCAGTCGATCGACGAGTCGGACATGCTCCTGCTCCCCGACTTCAGCACCGCTCGGATCGACCCGTTCCGTGCCGCGAAGACCCTGAACCTGAACTTCTTCGTGCACGACCCGTTCACCCGCGAGGCCTACTCCCGCGACCCGCGCAACATCGCGCGCAAGGCGGAGGAGTACCTGCGTTCGACCGGCATCGCCGACACCGCCTACTTCGGTGCCGAGGCCGAGTTCTACATCTTCGACGGCATCCGCTACGGCTCGGGCATGAACGGCTCGTTCTACGAGATCGAGTCGGTCTCGGGTTCGTGGAACACCGGCAACGAGTTCAACCCGGACGGCAGCCGCAACCTGGGCTACAAGGTCCGTAACAAGGGTGGCTACTTCCCCGTCGCCCCGTACGACCACTACGTCGACCTGCGCGACAAGATCTCGACCAACCTGCAGAACGCGGGCTTCGAGCTCGAGCGCGGCCACCACGAGGTCGGCACCGCCGGTCAGGCCGAGATCAACTACAAGTTCGGCACCCTGCTGTCCGCCGCGGACGACCTGCAGCTGTTCAAGTACATCGTGAAGAACACCGCGTGGCAGGAAGGCAAGTCCGTCACCTTCATGCCGAAGCCGCTCTTCGGTGACAACGGCTCGGGCATGCACGTGCACCAGTCGCTGTGGAAGGACGGCAAGCCGCTGTTCCACGACGAGGCCGGCTACGGTGGCCTCTCGGATCTGGCGCGTCACTACATCGGCGGCATCCTGCACCACGCCCCGTCGCTGCTGGCGTTCACCAACCCGACCGTCAACTCGTACCACCGCCTGGTGCCGGGCTACGAGGCCCCCATCAACCTGGTGTACTCGCAGCGCAACCGCTCCGCCGCGGTCCGCATCCCGGTCACCGGCAACAACCCGAAGGCCAAGCGCATCGAGTTCCGCGCGCCGGACTCCTCGGGCAACCCGTACCTGGCCTTCGCCGCCATGATGATGGCCGGCCTGGACGGCATCAAGAACAAGATCGAGCCGCTGGCTCCGGTCGACAAGGACCTCTACGAGCTGCCGCCCGAGGAGGCCAAGAACATCCCGCAGGCCCCCACCAGCCTGGCCACGGTCATCGACCGCCTCGAGGCGGACCACGACTACCTCACCGAAGGCAACGTCTTCACCGAGGACCTCATCGAGACCTGGATCCAGATCAAGCGCGACAGCGAAATCGCGCCGGTCAACCTGCGCCCGCACCCGTACGAGTTCGAGCTCTACTACGACGTGTAA
- a CDS encoding thioesterase family protein, with translation MTETSATSYFQRVGEHRFVPTVHAGGAWADDEQHFSPLGGLIVHEIQRSRGENALVMSRISFDILGRIGFEEFEIEVRTLRPGRTIELVEATVVIAGRSVVSARAWLLSAQDTDSVAGGEPDRLPAPETLESWQLSSLWSGGYIASIDTRPVSRPEPGRTAAWIHSALDLVAGEPTDALASFVALVDTANGIAVRQEPTKWMFPNVDLTIHLYRRPEGEWTGLDTSVTFGRSGQGLTSTVLHDVNGPVGVAEQILTVRPQPHQRPPDLGAGRRTGERR, from the coding sequence GTGACGGAGACGAGCGCAACCAGCTACTTCCAGCGCGTGGGCGAACACCGATTCGTGCCCACCGTCCACGCGGGCGGTGCCTGGGCCGACGACGAGCAGCACTTCAGCCCGCTCGGGGGCCTGATCGTCCACGAGATCCAGCGCAGCCGCGGCGAAAACGCCCTGGTCATGAGCCGGATCAGTTTCGACATCCTCGGCCGCATCGGCTTCGAGGAATTCGAGATCGAGGTGCGGACCCTGCGTCCGGGCCGGACGATCGAACTGGTCGAAGCCACGGTCGTCATCGCGGGCCGCAGTGTCGTCAGCGCCAGGGCCTGGCTGCTGAGCGCCCAGGACACCGACAGCGTCGCCGGCGGTGAGCCCGACCGGCTGCCTGCGCCCGAGACCTTGGAGTCGTGGCAGCTCAGCTCGCTGTGGTCCGGCGGCTACATCGCCTCGATCGACACCCGTCCCGTCAGCCGTCCGGAGCCGGGACGCACCGCCGCCTGGATCCACTCGGCCCTTGATCTGGTGGCCGGTGAACCCACCGATGCGCTGGCCTCGTTCGTCGCGTTGGTCGACACCGCCAACGGCATCGCGGTCCGGCAGGAACCCACCAAGTGGATGTTCCCCAACGTGGACCTGACGATCCACCTGTACCGGCGGCCCGAGGGCGAGTGGACCGGCCTCGACACCTCTGTCACCTTCGGCCGGTCCGGCCAGGGCCTGACCAGCACCGTGCTGCACGACGTCAACGGTCCGGTCGGCGTCGCCGAGCAGATCCTCACCGTCCGCCCGCAACCGCACCAGCGGCCCCCGGATCTCGGGGCTGGACGCCGGACCGGCGAACGGCGATAG
- a CDS encoding neutral zinc metallopeptidase gives MIRQRFGMAAAAAMVSIGMLVSGCSATTVASDQAMPTIDNPWEVAGASSSTGPSGSRPGVPDTDKKADNGDNGKIDKLALNAIADIEEYWQTEYSKTFRGNFKPASKYISWSAKAPESESVQFCKSSTYKLVNAAYCPLDHTIGWDRSVLLPLLVDKYKEMSVVMVLAHEYGHAIQSQADLLRGFLTDALVKEQQADCLAGVFLRHVAEGKSKHFTLNTTDGLNGVLGATVAVRDRDPNDPDAVHGSAFERVTAVQMGYTDGAGSCKNINKDEIEKRREGLPVTFQENERDLQLPVDKENLSNLATQLQKSMPVKNAPKFDYNGVVRNCASTATTEPVSYCPGSNTIGTDVPAMAKRAGEGANGKEEPLSAVVTGDYNAAVVFVSRYALAVQQDRKLSLTGAESAGLRTACLSGALTTKLSEPSSDPRLSAGDLDEAVSGLLADGLAAADVNGKVVASGYQRLEAFRTGVLKGESACLTQFK, from the coding sequence ATGATCAGACAGCGCTTCGGCATGGCCGCGGCGGCGGCCATGGTGAGCATCGGGATGCTCGTATCCGGTTGCTCGGCGACGACCGTCGCCAGCGACCAGGCGATGCCCACCATCGACAACCCGTGGGAGGTGGCAGGCGCGTCGTCGAGCACCGGTCCCAGCGGGTCCAGGCCGGGCGTGCCCGACACCGACAAGAAGGCGGACAACGGCGACAACGGCAAGATCGACAAGCTCGCGCTCAACGCCATCGCCGATATCGAAGAGTATTGGCAGACCGAGTATTCCAAGACCTTCCGGGGCAACTTCAAGCCCGCCTCGAAGTACATCTCCTGGTCGGCGAAGGCGCCGGAGTCCGAGTCGGTGCAGTTCTGCAAGTCCAGCACCTACAAGCTGGTCAACGCCGCGTACTGCCCGCTCGACCACACCATCGGCTGGGACCGTTCGGTCCTGCTGCCGCTGCTGGTCGACAAGTACAAGGAGATGTCGGTGGTGATGGTGCTGGCCCACGAGTACGGCCACGCCATCCAGTCCCAGGCCGATCTGCTGCGCGGCTTCCTCACCGACGCGCTGGTGAAGGAGCAGCAGGCCGACTGCCTGGCCGGGGTCTTCCTGCGCCATGTCGCGGAGGGCAAGTCCAAGCACTTCACCCTCAACACCACCGACGGCCTCAACGGCGTGCTCGGCGCGACCGTCGCCGTGCGCGACCGTGACCCCAACGACCCCGACGCCGTGCACGGTTCGGCCTTCGAACGCGTCACCGCGGTGCAGATGGGTTACACCGACGGCGCCGGGTCCTGCAAGAACATCAACAAGGACGAGATCGAGAAGCGCCGCGAGGGCCTGCCGGTCACCTTCCAGGAGAACGAGCGCGATCTGCAGCTGCCGGTGGACAAGGAGAACCTGAGCAACCTGGCCACCCAGCTGCAGAAGTCGATGCCGGTGAAGAACGCGCCGAAGTTCGACTACAACGGCGTGGTGCGCAACTGCGCGTCGACCGCCACCACCGAGCCGGTGTCGTACTGCCCGGGCAGCAACACCATCGGCACCGACGTGCCCGCCATGGCCAAGCGCGCGGGCGAGGGTGCCAACGGTAAGGAGGAACCGCTGTCGGCAGTCGTCACCGGTGACTACAACGCGGCGGTGGTCTTCGTGTCGCGCTACGCGCTGGCCGTCCAGCAGGATCGCAAGCTGTCGCTGACCGGAGCCGAGTCGGCGGGCCTGCGCACCGCGTGCCTGTCCGGCGCGCTGACCACGAAACTCAGTGAGCCCAGCAGTGATCCGCGCCTGTCGGCCGGCGACCTCGACGAGGCCGTGTCCGGCCTGCTCGCCGACGGCCTCGCGGCCGCCGACGTCAACGGCAAGGTGGTGGCCAGCGGCTACCAGCGCCTGGAGGCCTTCCGCACCGGCGTGCTGAAGGGCGAGTCGGCCTGCCTGACCCAGTTCAAGTAG
- a CDS encoding M20/M25/M40 family metallo-hydrolase, translated as MRPITEKPTGSPVTAGVDDKVAERLAAALRCATVSTEDPAVTADAEFARLAEHLEASFPRVHAELAVTTFGRSRLYRWDGAEPGPVSTILLAHQDVVPVDDPQRWTHPPFAGVVDAEFIWGRGAIDDKSRVLAVLEAVEWALTTGLRPRHTVYLAFGHDEEVFGDGGAVLMAEHLRAAGVRADLLLDEGGVITDGVADGVDRPVASIMLGEKGYATVRLSVAETGGHSSMPGRQTAVGRLARAVARVQDHPMPLRLTPVIADMLARMRVALPEPRRRLLEFTDTRGLGALAGPLVARILATGPTTEALVRTTTAPTVIKGGVKANVLPQSAEALVNFRILPGDSVSAVLAHCRRVIRDIGVAVDLVGPASEPSRVTGPGPAYDLIAELASDIVPGIVTTTGLVPGATDSRHYDGLATTRCNFAPIVLTAADLERIHGTDERISRLNYARLIEFNRRLLTRLAVAPGDDEGAQR; from the coding sequence ATGCGCCCGATCACCGAGAAACCGACCGGATCCCCCGTCACCGCGGGGGTCGACGACAAGGTCGCCGAGCGGCTGGCCGCGGCGCTGCGCTGCGCGACGGTCTCCACCGAGGACCCCGCCGTCACCGCCGACGCGGAGTTCGCCCGGCTGGCCGAGCACCTCGAGGCGTCGTTTCCCCGGGTCCACGCCGAGCTCGCCGTCACCACCTTCGGCCGCAGCAGGCTCTACCGCTGGGACGGCGCCGAACCCGGCCCGGTGTCGACGATCCTGCTGGCCCATCAGGACGTGGTCCCGGTCGACGATCCGCAGCGCTGGACCCACCCGCCCTTCGCCGGAGTCGTCGACGCCGAGTTCATCTGGGGACGCGGCGCGATCGACGACAAGAGCCGGGTGCTGGCCGTGCTCGAGGCGGTGGAATGGGCGCTCACGACCGGTCTCCGGCCGCGCCACACCGTGTACCTGGCCTTCGGTCACGACGAGGAGGTCTTCGGCGACGGCGGCGCGGTCCTGATGGCCGAGCACCTGCGCGCGGCCGGGGTGCGCGCCGACCTGCTGCTCGACGAGGGCGGGGTGATCACCGACGGCGTCGCCGACGGGGTCGACCGGCCGGTGGCCAGCATCATGCTCGGCGAGAAGGGCTATGCGACGGTGCGGCTCTCGGTCGCCGAGACCGGCGGGCACTCGTCGATGCCGGGCAGGCAGACCGCGGTGGGGCGACTCGCGCGCGCGGTGGCCCGGGTGCAGGACCACCCGATGCCGCTGCGGCTGACGCCGGTGATCGCCGACATGCTGGCCCGCATGCGGGTGGCGCTGCCCGAACCGCGCCGCAGGCTGCTCGAATTCACCGACACCCGCGGGCTCGGCGCGCTGGCCGGGCCGCTGGTCGCCCGGATCCTGGCCACCGGCCCCACCACCGAGGCGCTGGTCCGCACGACCACGGCGCCGACGGTGATCAAGGGCGGGGTGAAGGCCAATGTGCTGCCGCAGAGCGCCGAGGCGCTGGTGAATTTCCGGATCCTGCCCGGTGATTCGGTGTCGGCGGTGCTCGCGCACTGCCGCCGGGTGATCCGCGATATCGGCGTGGCCGTCGACCTCGTCGGGCCCGCGTCCGAACCGTCGCGGGTCACCGGGCCGGGACCGGCCTACGACCTGATCGCCGAGCTGGCCTCCGACATCGTGCCCGGCATCGTCACCACGACCGGGCTGGTGCCGGGCGCGACCGACTCCCGCCACTACGACGGCCTGGCCACGACCCGCTGTAACTTCGCCCCGATCGTGCTCACCGCGGCCGACCTGGAGCGGATCCACGGAACCGACGAGCGGATCTCCCGGCTCAACTACGCTCGGCTGATCGAGTTCAACCGGCGACTGCTCACGCGGCTCGCGGTGGCGCCCGGCGACGACGAAGGAGCGCAGCGATGA
- a CDS encoding saccharopine dehydrogenase family protein, with the protein MIYGANGYTGALVAAAAVAAGHRPVLAGRTCAAVARLAAELGVPSRTVGLDDPAALDAALAEVTVVAHCAGPFSATSAPMVDACLRTGTHYVDLTGEVEVFESIYARHEQAVAAGVALVPGVGFDVVPTEHLAVRLAAELPTATELDIALISRGGFSAGTLLTALESAGRGGLVRRAGKLSGVPLSHRSVRVPTTRGTVVAHSVPLGDISAAYRSTGIPNITDFTVVPLGGVAGLADPALRLLLSPRPVRWALAGAVRTVISGPSDAARADTRSELWARAIAPDGHVAAAGLVVANTYDFTAASALAAVERLLSEPAVPPGAWTPSQAFGADFLATIPGGLVENRAL; encoded by the coding sequence ATGATCTACGGAGCCAACGGTTATACCGGCGCGCTGGTGGCCGCCGCGGCGGTGGCGGCAGGCCACCGGCCCGTTCTCGCCGGACGCACCTGCGCGGCTGTCGCCCGGCTGGCCGCCGAGCTCGGGGTACCGAGCCGGACCGTCGGACTGGACGACCCCGCGGCCCTGGATGCCGCGCTCGCCGAGGTCACCGTGGTCGCGCACTGCGCGGGGCCGTTCTCGGCCACGTCGGCGCCGATGGTCGACGCGTGCCTGCGCACCGGGACCCACTATGTCGACCTGACCGGCGAGGTCGAGGTGTTCGAGTCCATCTACGCCCGGCACGAGCAGGCCGTGGCCGCCGGGGTCGCGCTCGTGCCCGGCGTCGGCTTCGATGTCGTGCCGACCGAGCACCTCGCGGTCCGCTTGGCGGCCGAACTGCCGACGGCCACCGAGCTGGACATCGCGCTGATCAGCCGTGGCGGATTCAGCGCGGGCACCCTGCTGACGGCGTTGGAAAGCGCCGGCCGCGGCGGTCTGGTGCGGCGCGCCGGGAAACTGTCCGGGGTGCCGCTGTCGCATCGCTCGGTCCGCGTGCCGACGACGCGGGGAACCGTCGTCGCGCACAGTGTTCCGCTCGGCGACATCAGCGCGGCGTACCGGTCGACCGGTATCCCGAACATCACCGACTTCACCGTCGTGCCGCTGGGTGGTGTGGCCGGCCTGGCCGACCCGGCGCTGCGTCTGCTCCTCAGTCCCCGGCCCGTCCGCTGGGCTCTCGCCGGCGCGGTCCGGACCGTGATCTCCGGTCCGTCGGACGCGGCGCGCGCCGATACCCGCAGCGAACTGTGGGCCCGCGCCATCGCCCCCGACGGGCACGTGGCCGCGGCCGGCTTGGTCGTGGCCAACACCTACGACTTCACCGCGGCGAGCGCGCTGGCCGCGGTCGAGCGGCTGCTGTCGGAACCCGCGGTCCCGCCCGGCGCGTGGACACCGAGCCAGGCTTTCGGCGCCGACTTCCTGGCGACCATCCCGGGCGGCTTGGTCGAGAACCGAGCGCTCTGA
- a CDS encoding RDD family protein codes for MARITGTWLSGNPAEPGDPETSGYPGELYGLPREGAGSLAATWRRVVALFIDWFIAVGIAAVITRSFASSSVPLLVWFVVGIAAVTLFGFTPGQYFMKLRVMRIDAPVAVGFVRALVRQVLLVFVVPALFTDADGRGMHDRATGTALVNAR; via the coding sequence ATGGCGCGTATCACCGGCACATGGCTCTCCGGCAATCCGGCGGAACCGGGCGACCCGGAAACATCCGGCTACCCCGGCGAGCTGTACGGGCTGCCGCGCGAGGGCGCCGGTTCGCTGGCGGCGACCTGGCGCCGGGTGGTGGCGTTGTTCATCGACTGGTTCATCGCGGTCGGGATCGCGGCGGTGATCACGCGCAGCTTCGCCTCGTCGTCGGTGCCGCTGCTGGTGTGGTTCGTGGTCGGCATCGCGGCGGTGACGCTGTTCGGGTTCACCCCGGGCCAGTACTTCATGAAGCTGCGGGTGATGCGGATCGACGCCCCGGTGGCGGTCGGGTTCGTCCGCGCGCTGGTGCGGCAGGTGCTGCTGGTGTTCGTGGTCCCGGCGCTGTTCACCGACGCCGACGGACGTGGCATGCACGACCGGGCGACCGGGACTGCGCTGGTCAACGCGCGCTGA
- a CDS encoding DUF4191 domain-containing protein, with the protein MAGGKGGKPSKEAKAAAKAARKQASRERRQQLWQAFNMQRKEDKALLPLMIGALVGTTVVFFLVGLIFDLQWFLLPLGLLLGVLFAFIIFGRRVQKNVYRKAEGQAGAAAWVLENLQGKWRVANGVAATTQLDAVHRVIGLPGVIFVAEGSPQRVKSLVAQEKKRTARLIGDTPIYEVIVGNDEGQTPLKDLQKFLTKLPRNIDVKRIDQIEGRLSALSSRSGPAMPKGPMPPGAKMKGMQRAIRRR; encoded by the coding sequence ATGGCAGGAGGCAAGGGCGGCAAGCCGTCGAAGGAAGCCAAGGCCGCGGCTAAAGCGGCCCGTAAGCAGGCATCACGCGAACGGCGTCAGCAGCTGTGGCAGGCGTTCAACATGCAGCGCAAGGAAGACAAGGCGCTGCTGCCGCTGATGATCGGCGCGCTCGTCGGCACGACGGTGGTGTTCTTCCTCGTCGGTTTGATCTTCGACCTGCAGTGGTTCCTGCTGCCGCTGGGTCTGCTGCTGGGCGTGCTGTTCGCGTTCATCATCTTCGGCCGGCGTGTGCAGAAGAACGTCTACCGCAAGGCCGAGGGCCAGGCGGGCGCGGCCGCGTGGGTGCTGGAGAACCTGCAGGGCAAGTGGCGGGTCGCCAACGGCGTCGCGGCCACCACCCAGCTCGACGCGGTGCACCGCGTCATCGGCCTGCCCGGCGTGATCTTCGTCGCCGAGGGCTCGCCGCAGCGGGTGAAGTCGCTGGTCGCGCAGGAGAAGAAGCGCACCGCCCGGCTGATCGGTGACACCCCCATCTACGAGGTGATCGTCGGCAACGACGAGGGCCAGACCCCGCTCAAGGATCTGCAGAAGTTCCTCACCAAGCTGCCGCGCAATATCGACGTGAAGCGGATCGACCAGATCGAGGGCAGGCTCTCGGCGCTGTCCTCGCGCAGCGGTCCCGCGATGCCGAAGGGTCCGATGCCCCCCGGCGCCAAGATGAAGGGCATGCAGCGCGCGATCCGTCGCCGCTGA
- a CDS encoding TetR/AcrR family transcriptional regulator, whose translation MTSMADESVAPAGRAARRRDRRKAEMIDAALQILVSSGYQGMRFEDVAERSDIAKATLYHYFPSKDALVSAALEKLTGDVLTHLGEALDMAADRSATDQLRALVAAQLRVLTVLYPEVGTLFSFPAPWPTEHTESIKTMRRRHDRIFREVVDRGIAAGEFDCPDPSVALHCLHGILNHASIWLRPDADPDGRTRDAVVDEALRLFIRA comes from the coding sequence ATGACTTCGATGGCGGACGAGAGCGTCGCGCCCGCCGGGCGCGCGGCCAGACGCCGCGATCGCCGCAAGGCGGAGATGATCGACGCCGCGCTGCAGATCCTGGTGAGCAGCGGCTACCAGGGGATGCGGTTCGAAGATGTCGCCGAACGCTCCGACATCGCGAAAGCCACGCTCTACCACTACTTCCCGAGCAAAGACGCGCTGGTCTCGGCGGCGCTGGAGAAACTGACCGGCGACGTGCTGACCCACCTCGGCGAAGCCTTGGACATGGCGGCCGACCGGTCGGCCACCGACCAGCTGCGCGCGCTCGTCGCGGCCCAGTTGCGGGTGCTGACGGTGCTGTATCCCGAAGTGGGCACGCTGTTCTCGTTCCCGGCGCCGTGGCCGACCGAGCACACCGAGTCGATCAAGACCATGCGGCGGCGCCACGACCGGATCTTCCGCGAGGTCGTCGATCGCGGGATCGCGGCGGGCGAGTTCGACTGTCCCGATCCGTCGGTGGCGCTGCACTGCCTGCACGGCATCCTCAACCACGCCTCGATCTGGCTGCGCCCGGACGCCGATCCGGACGGGCGCACCCGCGACGCCGTCGTCGACGAAGCGCTGCGCCTGTTCATCCGGGCCTGA
- a CDS encoding alpha/beta hydrolase: MTTDTGEFAGNGGRIAWRAWEPEGPARAVVALVHGVAEHSGRYEYVGDTLAAQGFAVYALDHVGHGLSEGAAANIGSLHAAADNVAALLDLAAAAHPGVPRFLLGHSMGSLVVLHLATRGPVDVSGIVLSAPPLDIPIGNPVQRLAAPLLTRIAPNLGVLTLDSSTISRDPAVVRAYDEDPLVFRGKLPARTAVEILQHTALVKQRLGKLTAPLLVLHGTADTIAAPSSTDLIERAAGSTDLTVRRYAGLYHEVFNEPERDQVLGDVVAWLSGHVTDE; this comes from the coding sequence ATGACGACGGACACGGGCGAATTCGCCGGCAACGGCGGCCGGATCGCCTGGCGCGCATGGGAACCCGAGGGTCCGGCGCGCGCGGTGGTGGCGCTGGTGCACGGTGTGGCCGAGCATTCGGGACGCTACGAGTACGTCGGTGACACCCTGGCCGCCCAGGGGTTCGCGGTGTACGCGCTCGACCACGTCGGGCACGGCCTGTCCGAGGGCGCGGCGGCCAATATCGGCTCGCTGCACGCCGCCGCCGACAATGTGGCCGCGCTGCTCGACCTCGCCGCCGCCGCCCACCCGGGCGTCCCCCGCTTCCTGCTCGGCCATTCGATGGGCAGTCTGGTGGTGCTGCACCTGGCGACCCGCGGGCCCGTCGACGTCAGCGGCATCGTGCTGTCGGCGCCGCCGCTGGACATCCCGATCGGTAACCCGGTGCAGCGGCTGGCCGCCCCGCTGCTCACCCGCATCGCCCCGAATCTCGGGGTGCTGACGCTGGATTCGTCGACGATCAGCCGCGACCCCGCGGTGGTGCGGGCCTACGACGAGGACCCGCTGGTGTTCCGCGGCAAGTTGCCCGCGCGCACCGCGGTGGAGATCCTGCAGCACACCGCCCTGGTGAAGCAGCGTCTCGGCAAGCTGACCGCGCCCCTGCTGGTGCTGCACGGCACCGCCGACACCATCGCCGCGCCCTCGAGCACCGACCTGATCGAGCGCGCGGCGGGCTCGACCGACCTGACCGTGCGGCGCTACGCGGGGCTCTATCACGAGGTGTTCAACGAGCCCGAGCGCGATCAGGTCCTCGGCGACGTCGTCGCCTGGCTCTCCGGGCATGTTACCGACGAGTAG
- a CDS encoding 6,7-dimethyl-8-ribityllumazine synthase, whose protein sequence is MGTTSTGAVAFIRASWHSSIVNKAHEGFLAEYAGLGFDPAAVEVFDVPGAFEIPLHAQRLARTGRYEAIVAAALVVDGGIYRHDFVASAVIDGLMRVQLDTDVPVFSVVLTPHHFHEHSEHVDYYTNHFVTKGAEAARAVANTLSSLRSLPVAP, encoded by the coding sequence ATGGGAACCACGTCTACCGGCGCCGTCGCCTTCATCCGCGCCAGCTGGCACAGCTCCATCGTCAACAAGGCTCACGAGGGCTTCCTCGCCGAGTACGCCGGACTCGGGTTCGACCCGGCCGCCGTCGAGGTGTTCGACGTCCCCGGCGCCTTCGAAATCCCACTGCACGCGCAGCGCCTGGCCCGCACCGGCCGCTACGAGGCGATCGTCGCGGCCGCGCTGGTGGTCGACGGCGGCATCTACCGCCACGACTTCGTCGCCTCCGCGGTGATCGACGGCCTGATGCGCGTCCAGCTCGACACCGACGTCCCGGTGTTCTCGGTGGTGCTCACCCCGCACCACTTCCACGAGCACAGCGAGCACGTCGACTACTACACCAACCACTTCGTGACAAAGGGAGCCGAGGCCGCCCGCGCAGTGGCGAACACCCTCAGCTCCCTCCGATCCCTGCCCGTGGCGCCCTGA
- a CDS encoding YrdB family protein, translating into MSLNPALLAVRFLLELIAIASFGVYGWRVADSPWRYLLVVVLPIVAAALWGTFAVPDDPSRSGAAPVPVPGPVRLIVEFAVLFGGAAALWGAGLPRLALISTAVLVGYQLLAYDRILWLLTGRTPNS; encoded by the coding sequence GTGTCACTGAATCCGGCCCTGCTGGCCGTGCGTTTCCTGCTCGAACTGATCGCCATCGCCTCGTTCGGCGTCTACGGCTGGCGGGTCGCCGACTCGCCCTGGCGATATCTGCTCGTCGTCGTGTTGCCCATCGTCGCCGCCGCGCTGTGGGGGACCTTCGCCGTCCCCGACGACCCGAGCCGCAGCGGTGCCGCGCCCGTGCCGGTGCCGGGTCCGGTGCGGCTGATCGTCGAGTTCGCGGTGCTGTTCGGCGGCGCCGCCGCGCTGTGGGGCGCGGGTCTGCCCCGGCTCGCGCTGATCTCCACGGCGGTGCTCGTGGGTTATCAGCTGCTCGCCTACGACCGGATCCTCTGGCTGCTCACCGGGCGCACACCGAACTCCTGA